The genomic window GGAGCTGCTCGGGCCCGTGCTGGACGCCCTGCCGCGGGGCCTCCGGGACGAAACCGGCCGCGCCGCCTCCGGCCGGCCCCGGCCCTTCGTCCTCAACACGCCCCGCAAGGAGCTGCAGCAGACCAGCCTCGTCATGGGGTTCCCGGCCCATCCCCACGTGCATCCGGACCGGGCTGCGGTGGGGGTGCTGAGCCACGTGCTCGGAGGCGGCATGTCCAGCCGGCTCTTCATGGAACTGCGGGAGAAGAACGCCTTGTGCTACCAGGTGGGGACCTACCTCACCCACTACCAGGACACCGGGGCCCTGCAGATCAGCGCCAGCTGCGCGCCGGAGCGGGCCCGGGAGCTGGTGCGCCGCGCGGCCGCCGAGTGCGCCAAGGTGCGGGCCTCGGGCGTCACCCTGGAAGAGCTGGAGCGGGCCAAGCTGCAGCTGCGCACCAACCTGGTCTTCAGCCAGGAGTCCGCCACCAGCCGCATGTTCTCCCTCGCCTACCAGAGCCTGCACACGGACCGCATCCTGACCCTGGACGAGCAGATCGCCGAGATCGAGGAGGTCGGACTGGAGCAGGTGCAGCGGGTGGCCCGGGAGGTGCTGGACCCCTCCGCCCTGGCGGTTTCCGCCCTGGGCATCCGGCGGGCGGCGGGAATAAGGCGCGAGGATCTGGCCAGCTAGCAGTCTGTGCCGGTATGGGAAATTCCTGAAAATGCCTCCATCATGGCGGGCGGTCTGCCATGGCCTGTAGTTTTGACCCCCGTGGGGTGACTTTTCCCCGGCAGGAGCCCAAGCTTTGGGGGTCATGATCCCCACGGCCCCCCTGAATCCCGGTGCAGCCAGTCCCCTCTATCTGCAGCTGCAGCGTACCCTGCGTTCGCTCATCCAGGCCAACGAGTGGAACCCGGGCATGCGGCTCCCGGCGGTGCCGGATCTGGCCCTGCGGTTCAAGGTGCACCGCCTGACCGTGCTCAAGGCCCTGGCGGGGCTCAAGCGCACGGGGTGGGTGCAGACCGTCACGGGCCGGGGCAGCTTCGTGAGCGACTACCTGCCGGAGGCGCCCGCCCTGCTGGATCCCGACATCTTCCCCTTCCAGGGCTCCTCCCTGCGGGTGCGGGAGGACGAGCTGGGCCCCTGGCTGGGCGACACGCTGGAGGCGGCCCAGAACCGCAGCCTGGTGAGCTTTTCCGCAGCCTTCCCCCCCACGGACCTGCTGCCGGGCGACGCCCTCCGCCGGCTGTACACGCGCACCATGAAGGAACTCGACGCCGAGGCCTGGGTGTACGCCGCCCCCGCGGGCCACCCGTCCTACCTCTCCGGGGTCGCCGGGTGGCTGCGGGACGAGGGGGAACCCGTTCCCCCGGGCTGGGGCATCCGCTCCATCCCCGGTTCCCAGGCCGGCCTGGCCCTGGTGCTGGAATCGCTGACCATCCCCGGCGACCGGGTGCTGGTGGAGAGCCCCTGCTACGTGGGGGCCCTGGCCCTCATCCGCACCCTGGGCCGCGAGGCGGTTCCCGTGCCGGTGGACCGCAACGGCCTGAACCCCGACCGGCTCGCCTCCCTCCTGCAGAAGGGCGACGCGAAGTTCCTCTTCACGGTGCCCACCTTCCACAATCCCACCGGCATGACCCTCTCTCGCGCGCGGCGGGAGCGGATCCTCGCGCTCACCCGCGCCCACGGCGTCACGGTGGTGGAGGACGACACCTACGGGGACCTCCGCTTCATCGGCGGGCGCACGCCGAGCTTCCGGAGCCTGCCGGGGGCCGAGCACGTCATCCACCTGGGCAGCTTCTCCAAGTCCGTGGCCGCGGGCCTGCGCCTGGGCTACATCATCGCCCCCGACGCCGTCCTGCGCCGGCTGGCCCTGGTGCAGGAGGTGCACACCATCGCCCTGCCCACCCTCTCCCAGGCCGTGATGGGCCACTTCCTGGACTCCGGCGGGTTCCGGCGCCACCTGGTGCGGATCCGCAAGGCCCTCCGGGAGCGCCGGGACGCCATGCTGGAGGCCATCCAGGCCAGTTTCCCCCGGGACGCCGAAGTCACCGAGCCCAAGGGCGGCATGCACCTCTGGGTGGTGCTCCCCGAGGACGTCTCGGCCCTCGATCTCCATCGCGAAGCCATCTCCCACGGGCTGGGCTTCGCCCCGGGTCCTCTCTTCTTTCCGGATGGGCGGGGCACCAACTGCCTTCGCCTCAACTTCTCAACCCATGCGCCGAGCGTGACCCGCGAAGCCATCGAGCGCCTGGGCGGGCTCATCCATGCCCGCCCCGGCGTCTCAACCCCGAAGGAGCTCCCATGACCGCCCTCTCCACCTCCAACACCGCGCGCTTCGACATCCAGCTCGCCCGGGAACCCCTGTCGCCGGAGGAGCGGACCAAGCGCATGCAGAACCCGGGGTTCGGCAAGGTCTTCACCGAGCACATGGTGGTCATCCCCTACAGCGAGGAGCTGGGCTGGGGCAAGGGCGTGCTGAAGCCCTACGGCCCCATCGTCCTGGACCCCGCCGCCAGCGTCCTGCACTACGGCCAGGCGATCTTCGAGGGCTTCAAGGCGTACCGGCAGCCCGACGGCCACGTCAAGACCTTCCGCCCCGAGTCCAACGCCCACCGCTTCAACGCCTCCGCCCGCCGCCTGGCCATGCCCGAGCTGCCCGTGGACCTCTTCGTGGAAGCCGCGGACCTCCTGATCCGCCAGGAGAAGGACTGGGTCCCCAACGCCATCGGCGAGAGCCTCTACATGCGCCCCTTCATGATCGCCACCGAGGCGGCCCTGGGCGTCAAGGCCTCCAAGGAGTATCTCTTCATCCTCATCGCCTCCCCCGCCGGCGCGTACTTCCCCCAGGGCGTCAAGCCCGTGACCGTGTGGATCTCCGAGAACTACGTCCGCGCCGCGCCCGGCGGCACCGGCTCCGCCAAGTGCGCCGGCAACTACGCCGCCAGCCTCGTGGCCCAGACCGAGGCCAAGGCCGAGGGCTGCGACCAGGTGGTGTGGCTCGACGCCGTGCACCGCCGCTACATCGAGGAGATGGGCGGCATGAACATCTTCTTCGTGTACAAGGAAGGCGGCGAGACGATCGTGGTCACCCCCGTGCTCACCGGCACCCTGCTGCCCGGCATCACCCGCCTGAGCCTCCTGGACATGGCCAAGAAGCTGGGCTTCCGGGCCGAGGAGCGCCGGATCTCCGTGGACGACTGGCGCGACGCCCTCCTGGAAGGCCGCATGACCGAGGCCTTCGCCTGCGGCACCGCCGCCGTCATCACGCCCATCGGCACCGTGAAATCCGCCCACGGCGAGTGGCAGATCAACCGCGGCGAGACCGGTCCCGTGGCCTCCCAGCTGCGCGAAGCCCTGCTGAACCTGCAGCACGGCGTGGACCCCGACACCAACGGCTGGATGCACCAGGTCTGCTAGTCGGCACATTGCCTACCCATGAAAAGGGCCCCGGGATGGGGCCCTTTTCGTTCGCCCGGAGGCATGGAAAATATGGCAATCATCAAGAGGCGACCTATACTTTGGGACCTGAGACACCGTCTCATGAGCCGCCCCTCCGGGTGATGATTAATCTATGTTGCCGTCAGGTGCAGCCATGGAAGGTTATGCCGACCGGACCCTCCTGTCCGCCAACGCGATCATCCATCTTCAGGATATTGGAGACCTCCTGAAAACGGTTGATGAGAACGCCATGGTTTCGATCACGGACCCCCGGGGGCTGATCACCCACGTCAATGAACTTTTCTGCCGGATCAGCAAATATCCGGTCCACGAGCTCGTGGGCAAGGACCACCGGATCCTCAACAGCGGCTGCCACGAGGATTGCTTCTGGCGGAACCTGTGGGAGACCCTGCTGTCCGGCAGGGTCTGGAAGGGGGAGATCAAGAACCGGGCGAAGGACGGCACCTTCTACTGGGTGGACGCCACCCTCGCCCCCTCCTTCGACCCCGCGGGCCACCTGAAGCGGTTCCTGGGGATCTACACGGAGATCAGCCCCTGGAAGGAGGCCGAGGAATCCCTCCGCAGGGCCCAGCGCCTGGACAGCCTGCGGGTCATGGCCGGTGGGATCGCCCATGATTTCAACAACCTGCTGACGTCGATCCTGGGAAACTGCGGAATCCTGACCCAGGCCTACCCCCCGGAAAGCCAGGCCCTGCCCTTCCTGGACAACATCGAGAAGGCCGTGCAGCGGGCCGCGCTTCTCACGAACCAGATGCTCGCCTTCACCGGCCGGGGGCCCTGGCTGCCCATCCTGTTGGACCTCAATACCTTCGTCAAAGGCATGGAAAAGCTGTTCGAGGCCTCCTGCCCCAGGCGCATCGCCGTTCGCGTCGACGTGGCGGGCGAGCCCCTCCTGATCAACGCGGACCCTTCGCAGCTCCACCAGATCCTGGTCAGCCTGGTCAACAACGCGGCCGAGGCCATCGGGGAGGAAAGGGAAGGGGCCATCACCGTACGCGCCGGCCGGCACCTCATCGACCCGCCCGGGGCCCTGGCGTTCCTGCCCCAGACGCAGATGCGGCCCGGAGCCTATGCGGTCCTGGAGGTCGCGGACTCGGGCTGCGGGATGACGGATCAGATCCTTTCGAGGATCTTCGATCCCTTCTTCACCACCAAGTTCACCGGCCGGGGCCTGGGACTGTCGGCGGTGCTGGGCATCCTCCGGGCCTGGGAGGGCGGCATCGCCGTGGACAGCGTTCCCGGAGGCGGATCCGTGTTCAGGGTCTACCTTCCCCTGGTGGAGGCGCCGGAGGGCGGGGAGGCCCCGGAGCAGCCCGCGAGCCTGGTGCTCCCGCAGGGCAAGGTGCTGTTCGTGGACGACGAGCCCATGCTCAGGCAGTGCGCATCGGAGATCCTGATGGCCTCCGGCTTCGAGGTCGTCCTGGCCGAGGACGGCCTCGAGGCCCTGGAATGCTACCGGACCCATGCGGACGCCATCTCCATCATCGTCATGGACCTGTCCATGCCGCACCTCAACGGCGTCGAGGCCGCCACCCAGATCCGGGAGCTGGACCCCCGGGCCAAGGTGATCCTGAGCAGCGGCTACACCAGCGAGGTCCTGGCGGGCTCCCTCCGGAGCCTCAAGCCCGACGCCTTCCTCCACAAGCCCTACACCATGACCTCCCTGCGGGACGCCGTGCTCCAGGTCCTCCTGGGGGCCACGCCGGCATAGGAAAAGGGCCCCTCGCGGGGCCCTTTTCAATGCTGGTCCGTATCGAGACTACTTCTTCTCGGCAGGAGCGGCTTCCTTCTCGGCCTTCTTGGCAGCCTTCTTGGCCTTCTTGGCCTTGGGGGCGGCGTCCTTCTTGGCCTCTTCCTTCTTCTCTTCGGTCAGGGCCTTCTTGGCCTCTTCCTTCTTGGGCTCGACAGCCTTCTCGGCCTTCTTGGCAGCCTTGGCCTTCTTGGCCTTGGGGGCGGCGTCCTTCTTGGCCTCTTCCTTCTTCTCTTCGGTCAGGGCCTTCTTGGCCTCTTCCTTCTTGGGCTCGGCCTTGGCAGCCTTCTTGGCATCCTTCTTGGCCTCTTCCTTCTTGGGCTCGGCCTTCTTGGCTTCAGCCTTCTTCTCTTCGGTCAGGGCCTTCTTGGCCTCTTCCTTCTTGGGCTCGACAGCCTTCTCGGCCTTCTTGGCAGCCTTCTTGGCCTTCTTGGCCTTGGGGGCGGCATCCTTCTTGGCCTCTTCCTTCTTCTCTTCGGTCAGGGCCTTCTTGGCCTCTTCCTTCTTGGGCTCGACGGCCTTCTCGGCCTTCTTGGCAGCCTTCTTGGCCTTCTTGGCCTTGGGGGCGGCGTCCTTCTTGGCCTCTTCCTTCTTCTCTTCGGTCAGGGCCTTCTTGGCCTCTTCCTTCTTGGGCTCGGCCTTGGCAGCCTTCTTGGCATCCTTCTTGGCCTCTTCCTTCTTGGGCTCGGCCTTCTTGGCCTCGGCCTTCTTCTCTTCGGTCAGGGCCTTCTTGGCCTCTTCCTTCTTGGGCTCGGCCTTGGCAGCCTTCTTGGCATCCTTCTTGGCCTCTTCCTTCTTGGGCTCGGCCTTCTTGGCCTCGGCCTTCTTCTCTTCGGTCAGGGCCTTCTTGGCCTCTTCCTTCTTGGGCTCGGCCTTGGCAGCCTTCTTGGCATCCTTCTTGGCCTCTTCCTTCTTGGGCTCGGCCTTCTTGGCCTCGGCCTTCTTCTCTTCGGTCAGGGCCTTCTTGGCCTCTTCCTTCTTGGGCTCAGCCTTCTTGACGTCCTTCTTGGCGTCCTTCTTGACTTCGACCTTCTTCACTTCCTCTTTCTTGACGTCCTTCTTGGCGTCTTCGGCGAACGCGGGGCTGATGAGGGCGGCCGCGATGAGCAGAGCTGCGAGCTTGTTCATGGATTCTCCAGGTTCAATCCGGCACGGCCGGAAGCTGGGCACAAGAATGCATGAACCAGGCCAATACATAAATTGAACAATTGCTTTACTTAATAATTTGACCTTGAGGTCTTCTCCGTTGGATTCTGCAACGCGTTGCATTTTCCATCAGAGTCCCTCCTCCGGGCCCTCCGCCAGGCCCAGGTCCTTGAGCTTGCGGTAGAGGGTCGTCCGGTCCTTGCCCAGGATGTCGGCGATGCGGCTCTTGCGGTGCTCGTGCTTGAGCAGCACCTGGATGTAGCGCCGCTCCAGCTCCTCGAGGGTGGGCAGGTGGTCCCAGTCCTTGATCAGCTCGAGGAGGGGGGTGGGGGCGGCGGGGATGCTGGTCCCCTTGGCGCGCAGCTCGTCCCGTATCTTCTCGGGGAAGTCGTCCGGGGTGATCTCCCGGCCCCGGCTCAGCTGGGTGAGGTGTTCGATGATGTTGCCCATCTCCCGCACGTTGCCGGGCCAGCTGTAGGCCTCCAGCTGCTGGCGCGCGTCGGCCCTGAGGCGGTAGAACTGGCTGTCCTTGCGGCTGCACTCGGCCAGGAAGTGGTCCATGAGGGCGGGGATGTCCGAGAGGACCTTGCCGGTGCGCGCGTCCCGGGAGAACCGCTCGCGCACGGGAGGCACCCGGATCTCCACCACGCAGAGCCGGTAGTAGAGGTCCTCCCGGAACTTGCCGGCCTTGACCATGGCGGCAAGGTCCCGGTTGCTGGCGGCGATGACCCGCACGTCCACCTTGACGGTCTTGTTGCCGCCCACCTTGCGCACCTCCTGCTCCTGCAGGACCCGCAGGAGCCGCACCTGGAAGCCCAGGGAGGTCTCCCCGATCTCGTCCAGGAAGATGGTGCCTCCGGACGCCTCCTCGAAGAGCCCCTTCTTGTCCAGGACGGCGCCGGTGAAGGCGCCCTTCACGTGGCCGAAGAGCTCGGACTCCAGCAGCCCCTCGGTGAGGGCCCCGCAATTGATGGCCACGAACGGGCAGGCCTTGCGGTCGCTGCTCAGGTGGATGTTCTGGGCCACCAGCTCCTTGCCGGTGCCGCTCTCGCCGATGATCAGCACCGTGGTGCGGCTGTTCTGCAGCGAGGCGATGGTGCGGTAGACCTCCATCATCTTCGGGCTGGAGCCGATCATGACGCTCTGATGGAGGTCGACGGCCGTGTCCGGATCCTTAGGCCCGCCGCGGGAACCCTTCATGAGCAGGGCCCGCTTCACCAGGGACTGCAGGTCCTCGTTGTTCCAGGGCTTGGAGATGAAGTCGAAGGCGCCTTCCCGCACGGCCTCCAGGGCCTTCTCCAGGGTCCCGAACCCGGTGAGGAGGATGGTCTCCACCCCCAGGGGCTTGGCCGCCTTGAGCAGGTCCAGGCCGTCCAGGCTGGCCTCCAGGTTGATGTCCGAAAGCATCAGGTCGAAACCGCCCTCCCTGAGGTGTCGCAGGGCGTCCTCGGGCCGGGTGGCCTTGACCACGGCCACCTCCAGGCCGAGGCCCTCCCCGAGGAGCAGCTCCAGGAGGTCGCAGGTTTCCTGGGAATCATCCACAACCAGTATCCGGGCCATCGTTTTTTCCACCCTCGTCCTTAGAAGTTTCAACAATTCCTTCTGGAATCCGGGAATGCTTGAGCGTAATTTGGGGTCAACCTTCCCAGGAGTTCCTAATGAGATTACGCCTTGTTCTTGCCTTGGCCGCAACCCTGGTGTGCGGAGCCCTCGCCGCAGCCGATCTCACCATCACCTTCAACTCGGTGGCCAAAGGCATGATGGGTGCCGGCGGGACCTCCACCGAGGTCCACTACTACAGCAGCGAATTCAACATGGTGCGCAACGAGAAGGACCGCCGGGACACCCTGGTGGACTTCAAGAACGGCATCTCCTACACCATCGACCACAAGAAGAAACTCATATCCAAGATGAGCTTCGAGGACGCCCTGGCGGCCCTGGACGCGCTCAACGCCGCCCAGCCCGAGGGCATGGGGGCCATGATGGGCGCGATGTTCGGCGACCCCAACGACTTCAAGGTGGACAAGGTGGGCCCCGAGACCGTGGCCGGGCGCTCCTGCACGGCCTGGAACATCAAGGTGGGCAAGCTGGTCATGGCCCTTTCCGCCGACCCCACCCTGAAGATGCCCATCCCCGATGCCGCCTACATGAAGATGGTCCAGTCCCGCGCAGCGCAGTTCGCCAAGGCCGGCCCCATGGGCGCGAGCTTCAAGCGGCTCTACGAGGAGATGGCCAAGATCAAGGGCATCCCCCTCAAGACCCACATGACCGGCATGATGGGCATGGACGTGGCCACCGAGGCCACGAAGATCGAGCAGGGCCCGGTGCCCGCCGCCACCTTCGCCCTCCCCGCGGACTACAGGACCGAGGATGCGGGGAAGAAGATGCGCGAGGAGATGATGAAGAAAAAGTAGACCCGGCCGGTACAATGGAAGGATGACGAATCCGACCCCCTCCTTCGACGACGGACTGGACCGGCTGGAGGCCCTGGTGCAGCGGCTGGAAGCCGGGAACCTCGGCCTGGAGGAGGCCCTCCAGCAGTTCGAGGAGGGGGTCGGCCTGAGCCGGACCCTCCAGCAGCAGCTGGCCGCGGCCCAGCGGCGGGTGGAGGTGCTCAAGCAGGGCCTGGGCGGGGAGTACCGCGCCGAGCCCCTGGAAGGGGAGCAGGCTTGACCCTCCCGGCGCCCCAGCAGGTCAAGGCGGATCTCGACCGCCTCCTCCCCCTCTTCGAGTCCCGCTACCTCCTGCCCTTCGCCCAGGGCGAGGCCGCCAACCTGGCCCTGGCCATGACCTACAGCCTCCAGGCCGGCGGCAAGCGCATCCGGCCCGTGCTGTGCATGCTGGCCGCCGAGGCCGTGGGCGCCAGGGCCGAGGCGGCCCTGCCCTGTGCCGTGGCGCTGGAGTACATCCACACCTACTCGCTCATCCACGACGACCTTCCGGCCATGGACGACGACGACCTCCGCCGGGGCAAGCCCACGTGCCACGTGGCCTTCGGCGAGGGGCCGGCCATTCTGGCGGGCGATGGCCTCCTCACCGAGGCCTTCACGGTCCTGGCCTCCGATGCCGACCTCCCTCCCTCCCGTCGGGTGGAGGCCATCCGGGTGCTGGGGGAGGCCGCGGGCTGGCGCGGCATGGTGGGCGGCCAGGCCCTGGACCTGGAGGGCGAGGCCCGCACCCGGGGCGCCGATCCCGTGAGCCTGGCCGAACTGCAGGTCATCCACCGCCTGAAGACCGGGGCCCTGCTCCGGGCCTCCCTGGAGCTGGGCGCCATCGCGGGCGCCGCCGCCCCGGAGGAGCGGGCCGCCCTGCGGGAGGCCGGAGAAGCCCTGGGGCTCGCCTTCCAGATCCAGGACGACATCCTCGACGCCACCTCCACCCAGGAAGCCATGGGGAAGCGGGTTGGCAAAGACGAGGGCAAGGGTAAAATCACCTACCCCCTGCTGCTCGGGCTCGCTGGAGCCCGCAACGCCTTGCGGGAGGCCACCGAGCGTGCCCAATGTCAGCTACTATCGCTTCCGAATCCGCATTCCCTGACGGCCTTGGCCACGTACTTGGCGGGGCGCAGCGCGTGAGCCGGCAACCCCTCCTCGATTCCGTCACGGCGCCCCAGCAGATCCAGCATTTCTCCCTGATCCAGATGGAACAGCTGGCCCTGGAGCTGCGCCAGTTCCTCATCGACTCCATCAGCGTCACCGGAGGCCACTTCAGCTCCAACCTGGGCACGGTGGAGCTCACCGTGGCCCTCATGCACCACTTCGACTTCCTCGTGGACCGCATCGTGTGGGACGTGGGCCACCAGGCCTACCCGTACAAGATCCTCACGGGCCGCAAGGACCGCTTCCCCACCCTGCGCAAGCACGGGGGGCTGTCGGGCTTCCTCAAGCGCGAGGAGAGCGTCTACGACCACTTCGGCGCCGGGCACGCCAGCACCTCCATCTCGGCGGCCCTGGGCATGGCCCAGGCCCGGGACCTGCTGGGCCAGGACTTCTCCAGCATCGCCGTCATCGGCGACGGCTCCATGACCGCGGGCATGGCCTTCGAGGGCCTCAACCAGGCCGGGTTCCTGGAGACGCGCAAGTTCATGGTGATCCTCAACGACAACGACATGAGCATCAACCCCAACGTGGGTTCGCTCCAGGGCTACCTGAACCAGATGATCAACGGCCAGTACTACAACCGCTGGCGGGACCGCATCGAGTACGCCATCAAGGCCATCCCCGTGGCCAGCGTCAGCAAGCGCCTGGCCAAGGTCGCCAAGTGGAGCGAGGAATCCTTCAAGCGCATCGCGGTGCCGGGGCTGCTCTTCGAGGACCTGGGCCTGAAGTACATCGGCCCGGTCAACGGCCACGACGTGGCGGCCCTCCTGCGCGGCCTGGGCGAGGCCAAGGAGCGCATGGCCGAGGGTCCCGTGCTCCTCCACGTGCAGACCAAGAAGGGCTTCGGCTACGACCCCGCCGTGAAGGACCCCCTCAAGTGGCATGGCGTCACCGCCTTCGACGCCGAGGCCGGGGAGATCCGCAAGGCCCCCGTGGACCCCGCGAAGCCGGCGATGCCCTCGTACACGAGCGTGTTCGGCACGACCCTCACGGAGCTGGCCCGCAAGGACCCCAAGATCGTCGCCGTCACCGCCGCCATGCTGGACGGCACGGGCCTGAACATCTTCCAGAAGGCTCACCCCACGCGCTGCTTCGACGTGGGCATCGCCGAGCAGCACGCCGTCACCTTCGGCGCGGGCCTGGCCTGCCAGGGCCTCCGGCCCGTGGTGGCCATCTATTCCACCTTCCTGCAGCGGGGCTTCGACCAGGTGCTGCACGACGTGTGCCTGCAGAACCTGCCCGTGACCTTCGCCATGGACCGGGGAGGCATCGTGGGCGCCGACGGCCCCACCCACCACGGCCTCTACGACCTGTCCTTCCTGCGGTGCATGCCCAACATCGTCATCATGGCCCCCAAGGACGAGAACGAGCTCCGCCAGATGCTGTTCACCGCCATCTACAGCAACCGCCCCGCGGCCCTGCGCTACCCCCGGGGCAACGCGCTGGGGGTGCCGCTCCAGGATCCCATCGCCGCCCTGCCCATCGGCAAGGGGGAGCTCCTCCGGGAGGGAAGCGACCTCCTGCTGGTGGCCCTGGGCACCCTGGTGGCGCCGGCCGAGGCCCTGGCCCAGCGGCTCGCCGCGGAGGGGATTTCCTGCGCCGTCATCAACGCGCGCTTCGTCAAGCCCCTGGACGGGGACCTCATCAGCCACTGGAGCCGCAAGGTCCGGGGCGTCGTGGCCCTGGAGGAGGGTTGCGCCCCGGGCGGCTTCACGGCGGCCGTGGCCGAGCTCCTGGCGGACCAGGGCATCCTCCGGCCCCTGCTCCGCTGCGCCGTGCCGGACCACATCGTCCATCACGGGGACCAGGCGCTGCTCCTGGACGAAGAGGGCCTGAGCCCCCGAGCCCTATATGAACGAATCGTTGATTTCCATCGGAAACTACCGATCCAACTGCCTTCCAGCCAGGCTGCAAATTAAGTACGCCTGATTTCTTGCCCGTGGCGATGGCCTTGTCTATGGTTGATACAGCCCAAC from Geothrix sp. 21YS21S-2 includes these protein-coding regions:
- the dxs gene encoding 1-deoxy-D-xylulose-5-phosphate synthase; its protein translation is MSRQPLLDSVTAPQQIQHFSLIQMEQLALELRQFLIDSISVTGGHFSSNLGTVELTVALMHHFDFLVDRIVWDVGHQAYPYKILTGRKDRFPTLRKHGGLSGFLKREESVYDHFGAGHASTSISAALGMAQARDLLGQDFSSIAVIGDGSMTAGMAFEGLNQAGFLETRKFMVILNDNDMSINPNVGSLQGYLNQMINGQYYNRWRDRIEYAIKAIPVASVSKRLAKVAKWSEESFKRIAVPGLLFEDLGLKYIGPVNGHDVAALLRGLGEAKERMAEGPVLLHVQTKKGFGYDPAVKDPLKWHGVTAFDAEAGEIRKAPVDPAKPAMPSYTSVFGTTLTELARKDPKIVAVTAAMLDGTGLNIFQKAHPTRCFDVGIAEQHAVTFGAGLACQGLRPVVAIYSTFLQRGFDQVLHDVCLQNLPVTFAMDRGGIVGADGPTHHGLYDLSFLRCMPNIVIMAPKDENELRQMLFTAIYSNRPAALRYPRGNALGVPLQDPIAALPIGKGELLREGSDLLLVALGTLVAPAEALAQRLAAEGISCAVINARFVKPLDGDLISHWSRKVRGVVALEEGCAPGGFTAAVAELLADQGILRPLLRCAVPDHIVHHGDQALLLDEEGLSPRALYERIVDFHRKLPIQLPSSQAAN